In a single window of the Candidatus Dependentiae bacterium genome:
- a CDS encoding NUDIX hydrolase — MSKKSPLLLGTVLILEKNNKYLLGKRKNTNYMEGFYGLPGGKVDEGESLTQALIREAKEELGINVNKSDLKLVHVLNKKDGVYFFFYGLKWEGEPTNQEPHKCEDLNWFAIDALPQNTIYYVKDLIEKTKNNDMYTENFDYE, encoded by the coding sequence ATGTCAAAAAAATCCCCTCTGCTTTTAGGTACAGTCCTAATCTTAGAAAAAAATAATAAGTACCTTCTTGGCAAACGAAAAAATACAAATTACATGGAAGGCTTTTATGGACTTCCTGGTGGCAAAGTTGATGAAGGCGAATCGCTCACACAAGCACTTATTCGTGAAGCAAAAGAAGAACTTGGAATTAATGTAAATAAATCAGATCTAAAACTTGTACATGTTTTGAACAAAAAAGATGGAGTTTATTTCTTCTTTTACGGGTTAAAATGGGAAGGTGAACCAACAAACCAAGAACCACATAAATGTGAAGATTTAAACTGGTTTGCGATTGATGCACTTCCACAAAATACAATTTATTATGTAAAAGATTTGATCGAAAAAACAAAAAACAATGATATGTATACCGAAAATTTTGATTACGAATAA
- a CDS encoding DNA mismatch repair protein MutT: MIKVKFHDLNSIEDHKLTFAAICAEHKSMWIWCKNKNRAWEIPGGRREPNENILDTAKRELYEETGAKEFELTALFEYSVTINDITTFGRIFYAEIQELGDLPSFEIEKIELLNIVPTELSFPKIQPLVFEEAKKRRNSF; the protein is encoded by the coding sequence ATGATAAAAGTTAAATTTCACGATTTAAACTCTATCGAAGATCATAAACTAACTTTTGCTGCAATTTGCGCTGAACATAAATCTATGTGGATCTGGTGCAAAAACAAAAACCGGGCCTGGGAAATACCGGGCGGAAGACGCGAACCAAATGAAAATATTTTGGATACAGCAAAAAGAGAACTTTATGAGGAAACCGGAGCAAAAGAGTTTGAATTAACAGCTCTTTTTGAATATTCTGTAACTATAAACGATATCACTACTTTCGGCAGAATATTTTATGCAGAGATACAAGAGCTAGGCGATTTACCTTCATTTGAAATAGAAAAAATTGAACTTTTAAACATTGTTCCAACGGAACTTTCATTTCCCAAAATTCAGCCTTTAGTTTTTGAAGAGGCAAAAAAGAGAAGAAATTCTTTTTAA
- a CDS encoding peptidylprolyl isomerase — MAKAKIGDTVKVHYTGKLKDGSIFDSSINKTPLEFKIGDKTLLLDFENAVIGMDLEESKIINIIAEKAYGKIREDLIASISKKDFPPHITPQAGLQLQIKNNENQTLLVTITSVTDDMVTIDANHPLAGEDLIFEIKLVEIN, encoded by the coding sequence ATGGCAAAAGCAAAAATAGGTGATACGGTAAAAGTACATTACACAGGCAAATTAAAAGATGGTTCAATTTTTGATTCATCAATCAACAAAACTCCTTTAGAATTTAAAATCGGAGACAAAACATTACTTCTAGATTTTGAAAATGCAGTAATAGGTATGGATCTTGAAGAATCTAAAATCATTAACATTATAGCCGAAAAAGCTTATGGCAAAATAAGAGAAGATCTTATAGCTAGCATCAGCAAAAAAGATTTTCCTCCTCACATTACACCTCAAGCTGGATTGCAACTTCAAATAAAAAATAATGAAAATCAAACTCTTTTGGTAACTATAACAAGCGTTACTGATGATATGGTAACAATTGATGCAAACCATCCTCTCGCAGGAGAAGATTTAATATTTGAAATCAAATTGGTAGAGATAAATTAA
- a CDS encoding fluoride efflux transporter CrcB: MIKNLIYVILGGIVGTVSRYSTYLLINYLSLNSVFATLAVNLIGCFVAGLIFGLSQIFNFTENINLFLFVGILGAFTTFSTFTLDNYLLLNSNKIGFLILNILLNNFLGLFILYLGIIISKYIFR; the protein is encoded by the coding sequence ATGATAAAAAACTTAATTTATGTAATTTTGGGTGGAATAGTTGGAACGGTTTCCAGGTATTCCACTTACCTTTTAATCAATTATCTAAGTCTAAATTCTGTTTTTGCTACCTTGGCAGTAAATTTAATAGGATGTTTCGTTGCAGGCCTTATTTTTGGACTTTCACAAATTTTTAATTTTACAGAAAATATAAACTTATTCTTATTTGTTGGAATCTTAGGTGCTTTCACAACATTTTCCACATTCACATTAGACAACTATCTGTTACTTAACTCCAATAAAATCGGATTCTTAATTTTAAACATTTTATTAAATAATTTTTTGGGATTATTCATACTTTATTTGGGAATAATAATTTCGAAATACATCTTTAGATAA
- a CDS encoding 3-methyladenine DNA glycosylase, whose translation MNILNQDFFDKPVLEVAPKLLGKLLVRKIENQTISLMITEVEAYDGPLDLASHGRFGKTKRNEVMFGPAGYFYVYLIYGMYQMLNIVTGPKDYPAAILIRGVKNIKGPGRLTKQLKIDKSFNGLIANKTSNLWFEDNEIQISQNEIIATPRIGVEYAKEWAQKEYRFLLK comes from the coding sequence ATGAACATTTTAAACCAAGATTTTTTTGATAAACCAGTTTTAGAAGTTGCGCCAAAACTTCTTGGGAAATTACTTGTTCGAAAAATAGAAAATCAAACTATTTCTTTAATGATAACCGAGGTCGAAGCGTATGATGGACCTCTCGACCTTGCAAGCCATGGTAGATTTGGAAAAACTAAAAGAAATGAAGTCATGTTTGGCCCGGCAGGATATTTTTACGTTTATTTAATTTATGGAATGTATCAAATGCTAAACATAGTAACAGGACCCAAAGATTACCCTGCTGCCATTTTAATCAGAGGTGTGAAAAATATAAAAGGACCTGGACGTTTAACCAAACAATTAAAAATTGATAAATCGTTTAATGGATTAATCGCAAATAAAACATCGAATTTATGGTTTGAAGATAATGAAATACAAATTTCACAAAATGAAATAATTGCAACACCTCGAATCGGCGTAGAATATGCAAAAGAATGGGCACAAAAAGAATATCGATTTTTACTTAAATAA